A region of the Prinia subflava isolate CZ2003 ecotype Zambia chromosome 17, Cam_Psub_1.2, whole genome shotgun sequence genome:
GTAGGAAGCGCTCCCAGAAGGCGGCCACGGGCCCGAGCTTTCGCGGCGGCAGGACGGGCTCCCGCGGGCTCAGCTCCTGGTCCCGCAGCCAGCGGCGCCGCAGGGCGCGGAGCTGCTGCACCCGCAGCTTCTCATCCTCCAGGGGGCCGCTCATGGCGCCTCAGCCTGCCCGGGCCCGCTCGCtccggctcggctcggcccggctcggctcgcTCCGGTCCCGTTCGGCTCGGCTCGCTCCGGTCCCGTTCGGCCCGCTCGGGCGCTGTGTCCTTCGCCGCGGCGCGGCAATGACGTCACGCGGCGCGCAGTTGTGACGCGTCCAGGCAAGGCCACCGCTGTGGCGGCTCTGCCGTGAGGGAAGCTCAGGGAACCGGGAGTGTCTGCGGAAAGAAACAGCTCAGGGCTGACTCAACTGCggcctcttccagtgcctgcagggaaCGGGCGGGAAAGATGGAGCGAGTCTATTTGGAACAGcttggagggacaggacacagggaatggcttcccacggccagagggcagggatggatgggatattgggaaggaattgttccctgggagggtggggaggccctggcacagggtgcccagagcagctgtggctgcccctggatccctggcagtgtccaaggccaggttggatggggcttggagcagcctgggctagtggaaggtgtccctgttcCACCCGTGGCACGGTGTGGAATGGGATGGTCCCTGATCGCCCTTCCCagccaaaccattccgtgaTCCCACTGATTCCATTATTGCaatattctgtgatcctgtgttTCCATGTTTCCAGTGATACCACGATTCCATAAATTTTATGATCCCAATGATTCACTGAAACAGTGATTCTATGTTCACCCGATCCCGGTGATTCTCTGATCACGGTGTTTGTTTTCCCGCTCCCAGCCTCCCGGCGCTGTCGCTGTCCGGGTCATTCCCGGCCCCGTCCGGCCTCAGCGGGGGCGTGGCGCCCCCTTCCGGCCTGGGCAGCTCGGTGGGGCGAGCCCGGCGTGTCCCGGGGCTGGCGGGTTCGAGCCCGGCCGTGTCCCGAGGGTGGCGGGTTCGAGCCCCGGCCGTGTCCCGGGGGTGCGCGGTTCGAGCCCGGCCGTGTCCCGGGGGTGGCGGGTTCGAGCCCGGCCGTGTCCCGGGGGTGCGCGGTTCGAGCCCGGCCATGTCCCGGGGGTGGCGGGTTCGAGCCCCGCTCTGGCGTTCCCTGCTTCGGGCCCCGTCGGGCGGTGCCGCTCCGCCCTCTGGGCGGCTCCTCCTCCGGGGCCTCGCGGcctgccgggccgggcgctgcggGGCCATGGCCGAGCCGCGGCAGGAGCTGGCGCTGCGCTTCCAGCGCCGATTCCTGGCGGCGCGGCCGCTCCGCTCGCTGCCCTGGCCGGTACGGGGGGGGCAGGCGGGGGGGGGGAGGCGGTACCGCGGCGTTGTTTAGTCATTTATCCTGTTATAGGAACTCGAACAAAGCCTGCGGACTGCGCCGGACTCTGCGCTGCTGGCGGATATTCTGGACAAGGTGAGGGACAGCTCGGGGTCACCCCCATGCCACCAGCGAGCGGTGCCAGCGCGTGTCCCAAAGCCGCCGGAATTGCTCACAAATAGAGATCGGTGACTCGGCGTCGCAGTGTTTCTTTAGGCCCTGCAGAACTGcagatttccttctctgcctggtATTTGGGCGTTCTCAGATCAAAAGTGAGACCCGCGTGCCAGAGCACGGTTGTGGTGAATGGCACAGTCAGCGCAGCCGCTCCTGGATATTCGGGGATACAGGGAATAGTGGGGCCTAAACTGTCCCTGCAGATGGAGATCACAAATCAGGcagcaaaccaaaacagaaagaagatcAAAAGAAGGAGGAGAGTAAATTGGATTATTTCCATTCCATTTTCATCTTTACTCTATTGAAAAGTGAGATTTTTGTTGCCACAAAAAGTAAGAAATTTGTGGCCACAGATCTGTAAACTCACAAACCTGTCACAAATCATCCCATTTCAATTTCTGACTTAGCATCTCTTGTACAGACTAAATTCCAATGCATTTCATGGCACCCAGAGCCAATTAATGGTCCTTCTCTGGTCCTTAGTGCCTTTCCTAAACCCTGGGTAATTGGTTTCCATGGCTGTTCTCATTGTAGACAATTCTTCACCCTCTGTGTGTGAAATATCCCCCTTCAGCCAAGTACAGGAGATGCTTCCTGACTGAACTCATCAAAAAGGTACttcttgcttttcagcttgtttttcacttgtttttttctctttttttccttgaaaatacCTCATGTAATAACAAACTACAAGATCCATTGTAAATACACTGTACTAAAATAGGGCTTAGAGTGCAATTGCTTTCTGTTTCATGAGAAGGTGAtcctcagagctgccctgttctcctccccacagcttgaatccacagcagctgaaccCTTGGATGAAGTGTACGAGGCACTGGCAGATGTtctaaaagaagaagaagaatctACTCACTGTTACAGAAACTACTTACTGGTAAAAACAGATACTGCACTGTTCTAAACCACATTTACTTACCCAAACTAAGCAATAATTAGCTTTAAAAACACCCACCCTGAAGCCTGGAGTGCTCCCTGCCTTTTTTAGGTGCTACAGTTGATTGTAAACTCCTAATCCATGGCCTGTATTGCTCCATCTTTGCCTTCCCTGTCGTGCAGCCCTCGGGGGACTGTGTGAGCGTCTCCGAGAGCACAGCGCTGGTCTCCGGGGGCACCACGGGGCTGCTCACGTGGGAGGCTGCCCTGCACCTGGCCCAGTGGGCCCTGCACAACCCCGGCGTGTTCAGGGACAGGtatggcagcagcagggctgcaggggcgGACAGAGGTGTTCATTCCTGTGGGATCACTGAAGGATTTGGCTGGGGAGGGATATCagtccatgggcagggacacctccaccatcccaggctgctccaagccctgtccagcctggccttgggcactgccaggatccagggacagccacagctgctctgggcaccctgtgccagggcctgcccaccctcccagggaacaatccCTTCCCAGTatccacccatccctgccctctggcagtgggaagccattcccccttgtcttgGGACtgcaaagtccctctccagctctcctggagcccgTTTAGGccctggatggggctctgaggtttccttggagccttctcctctccagatgagcaccctcagctctcccagcctggctccagagcagaggggctccagccctctgataCTGTGAGCTACACAATTGTAATTCAATAACAGAAACATTTAATAACAGACTATACACCCAAAATAAGGGATATTACACCCTTTTTCTGCTGAATAATTGCTGCTGTTGGCTGTTCTCCCAAAGTTTAACCCAGGAGAGGACCTGTCAAGACATGGTTTAGGATTAAACTCTTGCACTGTGCAGtctgacccattctgtgagGTCAGCTGTTCAGTAATTTAACTAACGACCTTCATTCCATGATGGGATTCACCACGGATTATCTATGGTAGATGATTAGTGTGCAGCTCTGATCAAatcatttctgctttatttataAGCAGTCAAGACAAGTAAGGActtttgagaaaaataataattaagcTCACAGGGGAAAGAATGTGCAGCTCAGTGTCTGTTTCTCTCCATTAACTAAAATCTGGAGAGCCAGCTCAGGTGGAAGCAACTGTGCTGCAGATGGCTAAGGCCAGGGGGAAATGTGTCTCATCCCTGTGGTGGGAATGCTTTGTGCCTTAAAGAAATCAGCATTTCAGCTAATTAATTTTATGCTGACAATTCCACCCTTAGTTATTCCCAACTCTCCAGTTGCTTGGGGCAAAGGTTAGATTGTGGATGGTTCACTCAAAAATTAATTGTAATTATCTGGAACTAATTTTAcctttaaatatatttagaatGTTTTGATTTCCAACTCAGTGTAGAGTTCTAATAGTACTTTTTACTCCATTACCCTCAGGACAATCCTGGAATTAGGGAGTGGGATTGGTTTCACTGGAATTGCCATCTGCAAGACCTGCCAACCCAGGACATTCATATTCAGTGACTGCCACCCCCGTGTTCTcaggcagctgggagagaaCATCCGGCTCAACGGCTTCACCCCAGAGCCTGACGTCACCTGGAGCACCCAAACACAGCCCCAAGGACAGGAGGCGGAAGGAGAGAAGTGCCAAAACCCAAAAGTGATTGTTGCTGAGCTTGACTGGGGCTCAGTGACAGAAAAACAACTGCTGGGTCTCAGAGCTGACGTTGTCATTGCAGCAGGTACCACtcaccaggagcagggatgggcagggctcAGCAACCTCTTGAGGAATAACAGAATAACAACAACCAGCCACAGACTTTTTCTTGGACTTGTCTGTGTATAAAGTCTGAGGGAGTTTGATAAAAAATCCAGTCATGGAAAATCTAGTGACAGTAGGATGATAGCAGTGATACATGGTGAGAGCAGAATGTCTCAGCTGTAGATCTTACACCAGGGTTCTTGGTGTAAAACTTACAGGTGCTTTGGAGCTTTGCAAAGAAAAACCTGAGAATCCAGGTGCAAAAATGGCTTTGGCATCCAAGGTATCACAGGATGCAGTGAATGGGAATTCTGTGTAATGAAGTCACTGCATGGTACCCAATGGCAGTGTCACTGCTCAGTGCCCAAACCAGCCCCAGCTGGACTCTGAAGGCAAGAACTGAGGGGCACTGACACCTCTCTGCTATTTGCTGTTACCCAGTGCAGCAGGATGTGCCCTTAGCACACTGCAGCACGAGTTACTGCCGTGGTCCACACTCACCTGGACACCTCTGTGTGGGAAACAGCCCCCTCTGAGCATCAGCATTCCGCTCCCCGTGGTGTTCACTGCCCTCTCACCACCATTTCTGCTCTCCAGAATGGCTGGGAATGACTCCAGATGAAAACTTCTCTAAGTCCTTGGCCTCAGCCTCTAACCCACTCATTGCTAACAAGGCAGGTTTGTTTTGCCCAGGGCAACAGGAACGGAGCACCAACACTGAGTGGTTCTGCTGCCTCCCTTAGGATGGGcttaaataaaatatctgaCAATCCATTTACAAAAGGGAGCACTGATTTTTAGTGATGAGGGCATAGCCCATAAAATATCAATATTCTCCTGCACTGTGAAGATTGTATTTCTGCTTTGCAGTTTTTATTCTGGTCTTTGCTCAATtctcaataaatatttaatgtttctttttttttttttttttttttttttttttttttttttttttttttttggtagatgTGGTGTATGATCCTGAGATAATTTTAGCCCTCATTGGGATGCTACAGAAACTCTCCACCTCCAGAGGAGACAGGAAAGCTCCCGAGGTGTTCATTGCTTCCACAATCCGAAATCCAGACACGTATCAGCTGTTCCAGGATGAGCTGGGTGGGTGCCTGTTCCATCCACTGTTCAATAGTTTTGCCTTTTTGCCTCTTTCCCCATTACTTGTTCAGTGGtagagaggagcaggagcattGTCAAAGAACAAGATCTTATCCTGGAGCTGGATTTAAGAGCAGTAGCTTTTGCACATGGATTTCATCAGGAGCTTGGATCTCACCTTTAGGTACATCCTGGCTATCACAGCTCACATCTGAGGGATGATTTGTAAGTCTGGTGCCAAtaggaaagtaaaaaaaaggtTTAAGCTTAAAGGAGGGAGCCACCAGTGCTGCACCATCACAGTGATAAACACCTGAGATGCAGCCTAAACCCTTTATCTTATCTTTCTGTTCTTGGAGGGTTAAAACTCCCAACTAGAGATTAAATAAAAtagggatttggggatttttcttcATATACACTTCTAAAGCCTATCTTTTGCAGTCTCTTTGCTGTTCAGCTGGTGTTCACCAACTGGACCTGATGATCCTTTGTGGGTTCCTTCAAGTCAGGATACGCCGTGAAGTTCTGGTTAATTCACAAAGTGACACTGAGTGTTCAGAGAGGCATTAATgggatttttaagaaaacactCCTAAGGATTTGCCTGTCAATGACAGCATGCTAAAGGTCTCTTCTTACAGAACTTGTCACACAActtttgctctttattttattCAGCATAAATATGATTCCCAGTGTTTCTCTTCACAGATAAAGCTGGGATCAGGTGGCAGATGAttccagcccacagcagctgtaaTTTTCTCTATGATGTGCAGCCAGATGTGACTATTCTACAGCTATTTATATAGGCTTGGCAAACAGAACTGGAATTTTGAGACCAACAGGAGCTGTCTCAGCAGTAATAAGTTTATCCTGAATTCTGGAAACAAGGGGTTCTGAGGATACAACTGTACACATGGACATGTGGACAcacatccttccttccttcctgtaaTTCCCTGCATGGATCCaagcctgctgctgcccctggggagTGACTGAACCTCaagcaacagaaacaaaaaagccccaatCACATTTTGTTTAGATTCTGTAGAATACAACAGAATTCAAGTGGGAGTTTTTTCCAAGTGTGTTGTGATTTGTAAGTATTGGAGGCAACCTGCAGGATCACAGGATGAGGATCTCACATGGACAAGGGAGCAAAATAATGTTTCAGATACTAATGTTTGATACTAAAACCAGCTGTAATTGTCTACTCTGGTCTTTTCTGTCTGTATATACTTGCAGTTTGGGTTAGCTTAAAACCCCCCAATAAAACAGTGACTAATTCCTGTCGTTGTGTCCCAGGGTGACTGCTGAAGAGCAGGTCCCAGACTCTGCTGTGAATCAGGTGCATCTTTACTCTGCAGCGATGCCAATTCTGAATTGATGTCTCTTTCTCTTACATAAGGCCTGCCAATTCCACAGTGGCTGCCGGGAATCCctcccccaggctgggctgggaatgaAAAAGGAATCACTCCCCATAGCAATGCCCCAGGTATCCTGCAAAGAGGAAGGACTGAGCTCCCCTGCTCTGAAACTTTCCTTCATCCATTAATCATTCTGATGGGCAGCATTGGCcctgaagcagaaaaatcaaagtgCTGCTCATTCTCCTCTTTTGACTTCCTTTTCTCTATTATAAACTACttagaaggaaatgaaaaaacttCAGCCTCCTCCTTCTGTAGCAATGGAGAGAAAACTGATGATACCTAACTGGAAACCTGAAGAATCTTCTTCAAGCTAAAGGAGACCAGGACTGTTGGGATCAAGCAGAAGTAACCCCAGTCCAGATTCTGGTTCCCTGCACCCAAAAAGAAAGAACTCAAAGGTGTTATTTCCAGAGTAAACTCAAActggcagcacacacaggagCTCCTTTATCTCCCATTACACAAAATTCAAAGGTTCTGTACAGAGCTCATTTCAGATCCAAAAAGTTCTATTAGAGGAAGAGGAAACCTCTCTAAAGCCTTTAGCATTACTGTTTAATTAGAGAAGTGCCTGATTTACCTCCATGTGCACAGGAATGGCCAAACCCCTAGACAGGATTTTGACTGAGAACAGcgaaaaaacccaccaaaaaattGGTAAATCAATCTTTATGGATCATTCTTCAATCAACAAGCTGGAAGTCTGCCAAATTCCTGCAGTAAAGCAACCTGACTCTATTTTCACCCTTTCTCTTTTGACAAAGGCAGTCAGTCAATAGTTGCTCAGTCAGAGTTTGAAACTGCTGGTGCAGAACCCACTGTCCACCTCCCACCCTGAAGCAGGAGCTCCGAGGAGCAGTGAACAAGTCCAAACCAAGCACATTTACCAATGACTGACATTTGTTTTATCATCAAAAAGGTGATTAAAAAATCTTGTAAGTATTAGGCTTGCATGTGAATACTGAGCTTAATAAAAAGCTGAAGGCTATACCTGAGTAAGGACTCACAAAGCAAAGTGCCTTTTGACTAAGTTATACATacttttttcatatattttgtgtttatttctgccttttctgttcATCTGTTCAAGAAGAGATGAATTTTATGTTCTTTCCCAAGATAAATGGGCACATTCACTTCAGAGTACAAGGAGAACACTCACTGCAGGCTCTGCTTTGCTCTAAGTGCTCAGTGGAGCTGTCACACACCAGTGCTGTGCTTCCACACTCCTGCACACActgtcaaaaggaaaaacaacttgGAAACAAAATGGTTCTGTCCCAATAAAACCACACAGGAGGATACTCAGTGCTTGGGCAATTAACTGGCCAAGTTAATGAAGTTGAAATGAACTGAccagctgaaatgaaagaaCTCAAAAGCATCTGCCATATGCCAACATCCACACCCAAATACTAAAGTGCTGACTGTACAGGAGGTAAAGCTGGTAAGAGTTTCTGTATTCAATGATCTTCACAAAAAGGGATCTTCAAGCAGCACAGGTTCTCAGACAACAAACTGCCTCAGCACCTTCAGCACCTCTTATCAGGAAGCTTAAACTGTAAAGGAAGAGTGTGAGAGCCCCATTGCAAGACAAAGGATTTAGAAACTGTAAGTGCAGACAATACAAAGTGTTTATTTACTGTTTCCCaaatctctgcagctgcaggaatgtGTCTGacaccctccttccccccagTCATTCCTTGTTCCCCAGCAAGGGAAGGACAGTCTGGTCCCAGCTCTGGTCCCAGCGCAGCTGCCGGGACGCTCGCAGGTTCTCTCGGAAGCTGTGAAGTTTCCCTTCTAAGGTAGCAAAATCCAAGAAAAGCATCTGcagtttaaaaagcaaaaccacagaaaaataactATCATGTTCCATTTCAGGCTCATTCCAGCCTTCCCAGTGTTGATCCTCAACTACAGCTGCAGTTCTGGGGTCTGGCCCCACAAAGAGAACAAGGAGAATATCTGAAATGCTTTTGCCAGCATCAGGTTCACATTTAAACAAAGTGAGGCAAACAGTGCTCACCAGGCCAGGCAGCACCTTGTGAGAACGTAAAACACACGGGTGATGCTCAGGTCTGAAAAGGCTGCTCACACAGTGGGGTTATTTCTGGGGGGAAAGAAATCAGTCAGTCTTTACCTTCAGTTGTTCTGCGAGTTCCTTCGAGTCCCTGAATATCAGACCGTTCTCATTGTGTTTCACCAGTTCATGtaaactgtgaagaaaaaagtcacaggaggaaaactgaggcaaaaaGCAGTGAGTGGGACATTTACAACATTGCACAGTGACATCCAAAGGGACCAAACCAGGATATCTGTATCATTATGGCCCCAGATGTCACAAGCTCCACACCTGACATAATGGAATTAAACAGGCAGTTTTTAACAGTTAAagactttttctcctttttatgtCAGACTAAATCTACCACAACTGTACCAAAGGGCCCTCATTCTGTCTTTGTGGCACTCATCTGGACATCCATTCAAAACCAGGGCAATGATCTACTTtaaaactagattttttttccacaaggaAAATCTGTCCATGGTCCATCATGAAATCTTCACAGAGAATTTATCTGCTTTTATAAAGCTACTGTTCTCCCAAAGCACCATCAATTCCAAGAATGCCCATGCATACATTCAGCCTTTCACTGAACAGATGTGTCTATGcagaagaaagctttttttaaaattaaatatatgaaaatgaTGGAATAAGGAATTTTTTAAGGCAAGTGCTTGCATTAAATGCTCCCAATTTTGTAGAAACTAGTATTAACTTTTAAACTTAAAACAACCTTGATTTCTATcttactgaattttaaaaatggtgtAATACAGGGATCTCATTGAATTCCTGCAGTAGTTAATAACTCTAGCTTTGTAAGAATATTCTTTTATGTGATTCCCTTGAGCTGTAACAGAATAAGCTCTTACCATTCAAAATGTATTGCACACACAGGTAAACAGCAGCCAAACATATCCACCACCTTCATGGGCAGATCCAAACCACTGGAGGATTTATGGAGACACACCCCCAGGTCTGCTGAGCCTGAAAAACCAACACCACTCAGTCTGAACTCTCTGAAAGCAGCTCCTCTGTCCCCCTGCAAAcctttatttctgtgctgcccTGGATGGTGCAAGTGAAACTTTCAACTACTCAGACACAATTTCAAgcaatcaggggaaaaaataaagcacaggGTGTTTTGGGACTCAAATTAATTATGTTTTAGAAAAGTACTAAGTGAGTGTATGCTAAATTAAAGgggattttgaagttttatGTATCTTAAAACAGCCTTTCTGCCTCTTAATCTGCTAAAACTGAGTAAGTAAAGGAAAATCCCATCACAGTCCAATCAGGATACACTGCACAGCTCACTAGTGACCTCTCCCAGTTGAAGTCAGCTCAAGCAGAGGAATTACAGTGTGATTTACAGACATTATGTTCATTATTTGGAAAGGACCAAATAAACAGTGTTTTCCAGCCACGTAAGTTGTCAGGCTCTAACCATGCAGAATGAAGAACACAttgaatatgtattttataacTCTATTACTCCCACTTTATGCTGTTGCAATGAAGATGCTGAGGGAATAACATTCCAATTACATAATTTAGAATTTCAGCTACTTTTGGTTGCTCAACCAACgactttttcatttcatttactGGAGTGACCCTGAAAGTGAAGTAGAACATGCACAGGCCCCTGTattccagcacagctggaagaaACAAAGAATGCAAAGAACAGGCTGAAAAAGCAACACAGCTGCTTCttgggaaaacagggaaaagacaGCCAGAGGAATTCATCAGCTTTGCTGGAATGAGTCAAATCCACAAATATTCTGTCACTAACCAGCAACATTCCTGACTATattctcccagctcctgtgcagtCAGCATCAGCCCCCTGTAACTGTGCTGCTTCCCACACATCCTCAAGCCTTTTCCATCATCCACTATTTACCAAGCAGAAGAGGATAATCCTCAGCTTCCAGCCACGGTGTACAGATCTGGATATGCTTAAAGTGCAGGTTTTGGATCAGTCCATTGTAGTAATCTTTTAGAGGTCCTTTAcctgtttaaaacaaacaaatgttttACCAAGATGACTGAAAACAGTGTGGTCTGTGAAATACAAGCTCCTGTTGGATCAGGTGCACAAACAGGACACAACACTTGTGGCACCccaaaaagacatgaaaaatcTAAGTTCCCTCGGAAGCAATGTGCACCTGGACTCCTCTTACTCAGTATTTCAATGAGTTTTCCATCCATGTAGAATCACGGAGCTTttagggttggaaaagccctctcagatcaagtccaactgttccccagcactgccGGGGCCACACTGACCCAtgccccagtgccacatccacataGCTTCAAATTCCCCCGGGTATGGGGACTCCACCAGTGCCCTGGGCATTGTGCCAACCCagaccaccctttccatgaaagTATTCTCCCAACATCCAgtccaaacctcccctggcataGCTTGAGGCTGCTTCCTCTGACACTGCTTTTGCAGCACCATCTCAGCATTGCCCTTAGATTGTTTTTcatgcagagctggagcagacaGGGAGGCTCTTTAAAGATGTGCCATGACTGGTGCATGGTACAATAACTGAGCTATAAATCGCTGTCCTTATAACCAGACACAAAGGCAACAgtccctcctctctcccaccAGCCACAGAAGAGTCAGCACAGAACAAAAGTGACAACTAGAAGTTCTGTTAGCACTGAAAGAATTGTAGCACAAACATTCTTACCTGTTATCACACACACTAAAGCTGGAAGCTTGGCTCCCTCCTTGATAAACCTCTCATAATCTGCAGAAGATAAAACACTGGTCAGAGCTGACAAATCTCAGGGTGCTTGGTTGAAGAGTGCATAATTATTGAGCTTCCCACTACAAGCAATTTCCTTACAAGCATGTATTAGCAACACAGCAGTAAATTCAGCAATGTTAACATTTAAAGACTTCTACAGAAATAAATCAGGCTGTTTATGCATGAAACATTTCCTCAACTGCTCCCCAATCAGTTGCTTCAATAGATCAATTTAGAATTGCAGCTGCAAAGTCTACAAGATAAGACAATGTATTCCCTCCCTTCTCACTAGCAGATACCGGTGGAGAGAAGGTGTAATagctcagaaaataaaactgcagtttAAGAGTCAGTTAGAGATTTAATTCTCTCTGACAACTCCTCTAATTGAATTCAGAGGTTGCACTGCTGTATTTCAATTACTAATTGAAATTGGTGCTAATTAACCAAATACAACTGCATTTTCACCCGAGTATAGATGCACTGCTCTTCAGCAAAACCTTCTTAAGTGTTCAGACCTCTTTGAAAAAGTGAGATCAATTCCTTCATACCAACCTTCTAGAGCTTTTAAAAGGACTGAGAAGTCTTCATCCTCTGAAAGAGAAGGCTTTATTAGTGACACTCATACTTCTAccatttttaatttgtctttaaaTAACAGTTGAAATTTTCCTCACCTTCACCTACACAATTTAAATACAGACCATCTACTGAAAGGTTAAGTACATAGTCTGTACTTAAAGATTACTATTTACTAAAATGTGCTATTAAAAATCCCCTagtttattttcataaataaaagtGCATAACCATGC
Encoded here:
- the EEF2KMT gene encoding protein-lysine N-methyltransferase EEF2KMT translates to MSRGWRVRAPLWRSLLRAPSGGAAPPSGRLLLRGLAACRAGRCGAMAEPRQELALRFQRRFLAARPLRSLPWPELEQSLRTAPDSALLADILDKTILHPLCVKYPPSAKYRRCFLTELIKKLESTAAEPLDEVYEALADVLKEEEESTHCYRNYLLPSGDCVSVSESTALVSGGTTGLLTWEAALHLAQWALHNPGVFRDRTILELGSGIGFTGIAICKTCQPRTFIFSDCHPRVLRQLGENIRLNGFTPEPDVTWSTQTQPQGQEAEGEKCQNPKVIVAELDWGSVTEKQLLGLRADVVIAADVVYDPEIILALIGMLQKLSTSRGDRKAPEVFIASTIRNPDTYQLFQDELDKAGIRWQMIPAHSSCNFLYDVQPDVTILQLFI